One window of the Candidatus Zixiibacteriota bacterium genome contains the following:
- a CDS encoding hypothetical protein (Evidence 5 : Unknown function), which produces MPKLNIVYLEIGRGHPFYLDGIIARFKKEPVSDLEYNVIDLLAVSSGLAKWLWRAITMIYRLGSRGGVISRIYGRWRRSRDANRFGIMEKMLARGIKKYLKENRHPTLVSHPMLVPMLRDLVPVYYQHGELAVPEESVVAGTKKTSIPSQISKRKFLDAGISEDNLLMTGLCIESDLADRAGELFERRLNRFRTDKPLTGAFFSSGAEPAPHVEKIIRAAKSVRRAGYYGIVFCHTGGRLEKKLRRKLNPPEFTLSEIAKIKKREGVAPNVALVKFRNREEENEATLALFDQFDFLVAPSHERTNWAMGLGLPMFILHPLIGSFSPLNRDLLISQNVAVDLDSFDKADKFGGILTALRRDGTLLRMAQNGFGKLDIEGFKTCAAFLAAELNK; this is translated from the coding sequence ATGCCCAAATTGAATATTGTATATCTTGAAATCGGACGCGGCCACCCGTTTTATCTGGACGGCATAATCGCCCGCTTTAAAAAGGAGCCAGTCTCCGATCTGGAATACAATGTCATCGATCTCCTTGCCGTTTCATCCGGATTAGCGAAATGGCTCTGGCGGGCCATCACTATGATATATCGTCTGGGAAGCCGGGGAGGAGTTATCTCCCGAATATACGGGCGCTGGCGCCGTTCCCGGGATGCCAATCGTTTTGGAATCATGGAGAAAATGCTGGCCCGAGGAATAAAAAAATACTTAAAAGAAAATCGTCATCCAACCCTTGTTTCTCATCCCATGCTGGTGCCGATGCTCCGCGACCTGGTTCCGGTATATTACCAGCACGGGGAATTGGCCGTGCCGGAGGAATCAGTTGTAGCCGGAACCAAGAAGACTTCTATTCCGTCGCAAATATCGAAAAGAAAATTTCTCGATGCCGGTATATCGGAGGATAATCTCCTGATGACCGGGCTTTGTATTGAATCTGATTTGGCCGATCGCGCCGGGGAATTATTTGAAAGGCGGCTTAATCGATTCCGAACCGACAAACCGCTTACGGGCGCTTTTTTTTCATCGGGGGCGGAACCGGCGCCTCATGTCGAGAAAATTATCCGCGCGGCAAAATCAGTACGGCGGGCCGGATATTACGGGATAGTTTTCTGCCATACCGGCGGACGGCTTGAGAAAAAACTGCGCCGAAAGTTGAATCCGCCGGAGTTCACTTTGTCTGAAATCGCGAAAATAAAAAAAAGGGAGGGTGTCGCGCCGAATGTCGCGCTGGTAAAGTTTCGCAACAGGGAAGAAGAGAATGAAGCGACCCTCGCTCTTTTTGACCAATTTGATTTTTTGGTGGCGCCGTCTCATGAACGGACCAACTGGGCCATGGGACTGGGTCTGCCGATGTTTATCCTTCACCCGCTTATCGGATCCTTTTCGCCCTTGAATCGCGACTTACTTATTTCCCAAAATGTGGCGGTCGATCTTGACAGTTTCGATAAAGCCGATAAATTTGGCGGGATATTGACCGCATTGCGCCGTGACGGAACCCTTTTGCGGATGGCGCAAAACGGCTTTGGAAAACTTGACATTGAAGGATTTAAGACTTGCGCCGCATTTCTGGCCGCCGAATTAAATAAATAA
- a CDS encoding putative Major facilitator family transporter (Evidence 3 : Putative function from multiple computational evidences) produces the protein MFDSLKKFDKHLWILMIGWFTSSVGFSISIPFISIYFHSELKMSLSQIGVFFGVAAIVRAVSQSVGGELSDRIGRFRIMIAAQVLRSITFIFVAYSIYAHMSFWSIGGLIIINFIFGSFFQPAANAAVADLVPMERRTEGYAVVRSAENLGWASGPAIGGFVASASYSTLFILSSILVFVSAVIITLSLRGIPSLGQSREKSDWRYLFVIRGNEKIFLHAGLVLLLYLSISQMIAPFSLYSVDFIGITKAQLGFLFTLNGLMVTFLQLPTTRLLHRVRLTNQLALGSIIYACGFFLIGLTHVYAFYVTAFVLITMAENCVSPPALSIAANLAPEGRIGRYMGIYGFAVTGGWSLGPLLGGLLLDWAKPNFMYMWGIISLMVLLAAVGFRRMAGIIPAELNLYRK, from the coding sequence ATGTTTGACTCCCTTAAGAAATTCGACAAGCATCTCTGGATTCTGATGATCGGCTGGTTCACCTCGTCGGTCGGCTTTTCGATATCGATTCCGTTCATTTCGATTTATTTCCATTCGGAATTGAAAATGTCGTTGTCCCAGATCGGGGTCTTTTTCGGCGTCGCCGCGATAGTACGAGCCGTGTCCCAGTCGGTCGGGGGAGAGTTGTCGGATCGGATCGGGCGATTTCGCATCATGATTGCGGCTCAGGTGCTGCGTTCCATAACATTTATTTTCGTGGCCTACTCCATATATGCGCATATGAGTTTCTGGAGCATCGGCGGCCTTATAATCATCAATTTCATTTTCGGTTCTTTCTTTCAGCCGGCGGCCAACGCGGCCGTGGCCGACCTCGTGCCGATGGAACGCCGCACCGAGGGATACGCTGTGGTCCGTTCGGCGGAAAATCTGGGCTGGGCCTCGGGACCGGCAATCGGCGGATTCGTGGCCAGCGCCTCTTATTCGACTCTTTTCATACTATCCTCGATCCTTGTCTTTGTTTCCGCGGTAATTATTACCCTATCTCTCCGCGGCATCCCATCCCTCGGTCAGAGCCGGGAAAAATCGGATTGGCGCTACCTGTTCGTGATTCGGGGGAATGAAAAAATATTCCTGCACGCCGGGCTGGTCCTGCTTTTATATCTTTCAATTTCTCAGATGATTGCACCGTTCTCGCTTTACTCGGTGGATTTCATAGGAATAACGAAAGCCCAACTCGGTTTTCTATTTACCCTGAACGGCCTGATGGTGACTTTCCTGCAACTGCCGACAACACGACTTCTGCACCGGGTCCGCCTGACCAATCAATTGGCCCTGGGATCGATTATTTATGCCTGCGGATTTTTCCTGATCGGGCTGACCCATGTTTATGCCTTTTATGTCACGGCCTTTGTCCTGATTACGATGGCCGAAAATTGCGTCTCACCGCCGGCCCTTTCGATCGCGGCCAATCTGGCTCCGGAAGGACGGATCGGGAGGTATATGGGCATCTATGGCTTCGCCGTGACCGGGGGATGGTCGCTCGGCCCGCTGCTCGGCGGCCTGCTCCTCGATTGGGCCAAACCGAACTTCATGTACATGTGGGGAATTATCTCCCTGATGGTTCTGCTGGCGGCCGTCGGCTTCCGCCGCATGGCCGGTATCATCCCGGCAGAATTGAATCTCTACCGGAAATAA
- a CDS encoding conserved hypothetical protein (Evidence 4 : Unknown function but conserved in other organisms) — MRRNIICRIILTSIPLWLLLGPNLLMAMAAYPIEQNLVIPGKTAANIPYAQIAVHNVGRIGMTVSNQGHFGTGFVTTAIDPITGQPAPSCQYPYPGRANYLFAGAFWIGAVVGRDTLVSVGADGWQYTREMWPAALDVDPRDTIQRHSIKDPNDTAAVSEQDVIAIYTDTVTNPSYVQNDQVDGRPHIPLNIGITQRSYAWSYAYAEDFVLFDYSIKNIGNKVLNKVYMGIYVDGDVGPVGGDANEASDDICGFKRAIPSTFGCGFVDTINIAWISDNDGRGYNDATQPCPQGFDYTAVTGTRVVRTPSDSLKYSFNWWISNGSASLDFGPRRVGTPDDPFRDFGGFLGTPEGDRNKYYIMRHEEFDYDQLYSNVDHTAEGWLPKPSQAADFADGYDTRYLLSFGPFNINPGEVLPLSFAYVAGADFMTDCDAFKNLFNSNFPDDYYNYLNFSDFGKNALWASWIYDNPGYDTDGDGYKGKFRICVFDTTVTFDTQSYDPLVIDTLVDTLKADTTYYEGDGVPDFRGAAPPPPPKLWVYPSVNQFNEGELRVRFNGARSETERDVFSRLVDFEGYRIYTSLTNIASEFVLVTSFDKEDYNKYIWNPLRERFELKDPPYTIDSLTKIYGETFDPLLFDRDHLFYWKDSAFYFARQDWNQSSLSDTTRIYKLYPSEHPPTTLNLDSAKQYFPEELTDDGYFKYYEYEFKLKHLLPSQLYYVAVTAFDYGSPASGLESLEGSPTQNMISEYAENQNSVVDAKKLNVIVYPNPYRIDAHYQDSLGGKFEGRDPNLATQIPDRKRAIHFMNLPAKCTIRIFTLDGDLVREINHDYAPDSPGSMHEVWDLITRNTQMVVSGIYYYSVESDSGSQIGKIVIIM, encoded by the coding sequence ATGAGAAGAAACATCATTTGCAGGATAATCCTCACATCAATTCCACTTTGGCTGCTTTTGGGGCCCAATCTGCTAATGGCAATGGCGGCTTATCCGATCGAGCAAAACCTGGTTATTCCGGGCAAAACGGCGGCTAATATCCCCTATGCTCAAATCGCCGTCCATAATGTCGGACGAATCGGCATGACCGTCAGCAATCAGGGCCACTTTGGAACCGGTTTTGTCACGACAGCGATCGATCCCATTACCGGTCAGCCGGCACCGTCCTGCCAGTATCCCTACCCCGGCAGAGCCAATTATCTCTTCGCCGGCGCCTTCTGGATTGGCGCGGTGGTAGGCCGCGATACCCTGGTTTCGGTTGGCGCCGACGGCTGGCAATATACCCGTGAAATGTGGCCGGCGGCGCTGGATGTCGATCCCAGAGATACAATTCAGCGCCATTCGATTAAGGACCCCAATGACACGGCCGCCGTATCGGAGCAGGATGTCATTGCAATTTATACCGATACCGTCACCAATCCGAGTTATGTGCAAAACGACCAGGTTGACGGCCGTCCCCATATTCCGCTTAATATCGGCATTACCCAGCGCAGTTACGCCTGGAGTTACGCTTACGCCGAGGATTTTGTCCTCTTTGATTATTCCATTAAGAATATCGGCAACAAGGTTCTCAATAAAGTATATATGGGTATCTATGTTGATGGCGACGTCGGCCCGGTCGGTGGCGATGCTAATGAAGCAAGTGATGACATTTGCGGTTTCAAGCGCGCCATTCCCTCGACTTTCGGGTGCGGTTTTGTCGATACCATCAATATTGCCTGGATTTCGGATAATGATGGTCGCGGATACAATGATGCTACTCAGCCCTGCCCGCAGGGTTTTGACTATACGGCCGTGACCGGCACCCGCGTGGTGCGGACGCCGTCCGATTCACTCAAATATTCTTTTAACTGGTGGATATCCAACGGCAGCGCCTCTCTCGATTTTGGGCCGCGCCGTGTCGGCACGCCGGATGATCCATTCCGTGATTTTGGCGGCTTCCTCGGGACACCGGAAGGAGATCGTAATAAATATTATATAATGCGTCATGAAGAGTTCGATTATGATCAGCTTTATTCCAATGTCGATCACACCGCCGAGGGCTGGCTCCCGAAACCGTCGCAGGCGGCTGACTTCGCCGATGGTTACGATACCCGGTATCTGCTATCATTCGGCCCTTTTAACATCAACCCGGGTGAAGTTTTGCCGTTGAGTTTCGCTTATGTGGCCGGAGCCGATTTCATGACCGATTGCGATGCCTTTAAAAACCTGTTCAACTCTAACTTCCCGGACGACTATTATAATTATTTAAATTTCAGCGATTTCGGCAAAAACGCGCTCTGGGCCTCCTGGATTTACGACAATCCGGGATACGATACCGACGGCGACGGCTATAAGGGAAAGTTCAGAATCTGCGTCTTTGACACCACCGTTACTTTTGATACGCAATCTTATGATCCTCTGGTAATCGACACCCTGGTCGATACCCTCAAGGCCGATACGACCTATTACGAGGGCGACGGCGTTCCCGATTTTCGCGGCGCCGCTCCGCCTCCGCCGCCCAAGCTCTGGGTTTATCCCAGTGTAAATCAATTCAACGAAGGGGAGTTGCGGGTCCGCTTCAACGGGGCGCGATCCGAAACGGAGCGTGACGTATTCAGCCGGTTGGTCGATTTCGAGGGGTATCGTATTTATACCAGTCTGACAAATATTGCCAGCGAATTTGTGCTGGTAACATCATTCGATAAGGAAGATTATAATAAGTACATTTGGAATCCGCTCCGCGAGCGATTTGAATTGAAGGATCCCCCCTATACTATCGATTCATTAACGAAAATTTACGGGGAAACTTTCGACCCACTCCTCTTCGACCGCGACCACCTTTTCTATTGGAAGGATTCGGCCTTCTATTTTGCTCGTCAGGACTGGAACCAGTCCAGTCTTTCGGATACGACCCGAATCTACAAGCTGTATCCTTCGGAGCATCCGCCGACAACTCTGAATCTTGATTCCGCGAAGCAGTATTTCCCCGAAGAACTCACTGATGACGGATATTTCAAATATTACGAGTATGAGTTCAAATTGAAGCATCTGCTTCCTTCCCAGTTGTATTATGTGGCGGTGACGGCGTTTGACTACGGTTCGCCGGCCAGCGGCCTGGAATCTCTGGAAGGATCACCGACTCAGAATATGATTTCGGAATATGCCGAGAATCAAAACAGTGTGGTCGATGCCAAGAAACTGAATGTTATTGTCTATCCCAATCCTTATCGGATCGACGCCCATTATCAGGATTCCCTGGGCGGGAAATTCGAGGGCCGCGACCCCAATCTGGCGACTCAGATTCCGGATCGTAAACGGGCCATCCATTTCATGAATCTGCCGGCCAAATGCACCATCAGGATCTTTACCCTCGACGGCGATCTGGTCCGCGAGATAAATCATGACTATGCTCCCGATTCCCCGGGGAGCATGCATGAAGTATGGGATTTGATCACGCGTAATACGCAAATGGTTGTTTCGGGCATTTATTATTATTCAGTCGAATCCGATAGCGGTAGTCAGATCGGAAAGATTGTCATAATTATGTAA
- a CDS encoding conserved hypothetical protein (Evidence 4 : Unknown function but conserved in other organisms), whose amino-acid sequence MVVSPTMSFSFSKTDLTAPRHFPFKTTASERPNFQIAVHNVGNVWLTVTNMGLFGTGTIGSVFDPYTGMAAPSCIFPAGSNINYLYTGGFWIGAVVGRDTLVSIGVDDYYTVYELWPDENPGGEIERRSIQPSSPYYSDQGISELDIVSKYTDTVTNPAVVATDQTDGRPHQPLGIEITQRSYSWSYDYAQDFILFDYSIRNIGRKRLDKAYMGIYIDGDVHHTSITGSDAYGEDLCGFKSTYPSGGTCNFLDTINIAYIMDNNGDPDPQSNQWTTTSARGAAGVRVVRTPSDSLKYSFNWWATNYDAATDFGPRRSGTPDDPFRDMGGILGTPLGDRNKYYIMRHEEFDYDQMFTAVDHGADGWLRPPSNAVEMSSGGDARYMLSFGPFEIEPGEILPLSFAFVCGNDLHVKPDDFKNYFNPYYPDNYYRRLDFSNLAENSKWASWIYDNPNYDTDGDGYKGKYRICCSDSTITIDTLQDPPETTIVCLKSDTVYYEGDGVPDFRGASPPLPPVLKILPRINSAQNGELVVRWNGLRSEMTKDVFSNLFDFEGYRVYVSLSANPNEYELLASYDKEDYNRWLWDSNHGKWSLTDPPFTLDSLRRLYGENFQPLNYDIDHIFSYQNHNGENFIYYFSRQDWNTSSLDDSAGIHRLYPEEPFPCTLNADSARIYCPEALTEEGHFKYFEYEYIIKNLLASRLYYISVTAFDYGSPGHGLQALESNKLLNAVSEYAQNGSDTVESRGLKAIVYPNPYRADGNYRGAEGGGFEGRGEENLPPDRTRAIHFMNLPHKCTIRIFSIDGDLIREIIHDYPAGTPQSMHDKWDLITRNTQAVVSGIYYYSIESESGNQIGKLVIIM is encoded by the coding sequence ATGGTCGTTTCCCCCACAATGTCATTCTCATTTTCCAAAACGGATCTGACTGCTCCCCGGCATTTTCCTTTCAAGACCACGGCGTCGGAACGCCCCAATTTCCAGATTGCCGTTCACAATGTCGGCAATGTCTGGCTGACCGTAACCAATATGGGTCTGTTCGGAACCGGCACAATCGGCTCGGTTTTCGACCCCTACACCGGTATGGCCGCGCCTTCGTGCATTTTTCCGGCCGGTTCCAATATAAATTATCTGTATACCGGAGGTTTCTGGATCGGCGCCGTTGTCGGCCGTGATACGCTGGTGTCAATCGGGGTCGACGATTACTATACCGTCTACGAACTCTGGCCGGATGAAAATCCCGGCGGTGAAATCGAACGCCGATCCATTCAGCCCTCCAGCCCGTACTACTCCGACCAGGGGATATCGGAATTGGATATTGTTTCGAAATATACCGATACGGTCACCAACCCGGCGGTGGTGGCGACCGATCAGACCGACGGGAGACCGCACCAGCCATTGGGAATAGAAATCACCCAGCGTTCCTATTCATGGAGCTATGATTATGCCCAGGACTTTATTTTATTTGATTATTCCATAAGGAACATCGGCCGCAAGCGCCTGGATAAGGCTTATATGGGGATTTATATCGACGGCGATGTGCATCACACTTCGATTACCGGGAGTGACGCCTACGGGGAGGACCTGTGCGGTTTCAAGAGCACCTATCCGTCCGGCGGGACCTGCAATTTTCTCGATACTATAAATATCGCCTATATCATGGACAACAACGGGGATCCCGATCCGCAGAGCAATCAGTGGACGACGACCTCGGCTCGAGGTGCCGCCGGGGTGCGCGTGGTCCGGACCCCATCCGATTCCCTGAAGTATTCCTTCAACTGGTGGGCGACCAATTATGATGCCGCCACCGATTTCGGCCCGCGCCGATCCGGGACGCCGGATGATCCTTTTCGCGACATGGGCGGTATTCTCGGAACCCCTCTCGGGGACCGCAATAAGTATTACATAATGCGGCATGAAGAATTCGATTATGATCAGATGTTTACCGCCGTCGACCATGGCGCCGACGGCTGGCTGCGTCCGCCTTCGAATGCCGTGGAGATGTCCTCGGGAGGCGACGCCCGTTATATGCTGTCATTCGGCCCGTTTGAGATCGAACCGGGTGAAATATTGCCGCTCAGTTTCGCCTTTGTATGCGGCAACGATCTCCACGTAAAGCCGGATGATTTCAAAAACTATTTCAATCCGTACTATCCCGACAATTACTACAGGCGGCTCGATTTCTCGAATCTCGCGGAAAATTCCAAGTGGGCATCCTGGATATATGATAATCCGAACTATGATACCGACGGTGACGGATATAAAGGGAAGTACAGGATATGCTGTTCCGATTCCACTATAACCATCGATACCCTTCAGGATCCCCCGGAAACAACAATTGTCTGCCTGAAAAGCGATACTGTCTATTACGAGGGGGACGGCGTGCCGGATTTTCGAGGGGCCTCTCCGCCGCTGCCGCCGGTCCTCAAGATTCTCCCCCGGATCAATTCCGCGCAGAACGGCGAACTGGTGGTGCGGTGGAACGGGCTGAGAAGTGAAATGACAAAAGATGTCTTCAGCAATCTTTTCGATTTCGAAGGATATCGGGTTTACGTTTCCCTCTCGGCCAATCCGAACGAATATGAACTGCTCGCTTCGTACGATAAGGAAGATTATAATCGCTGGCTTTGGGACAGCAATCACGGCAAGTGGTCGCTGACCGATCCCCCTTTTACGCTCGATTCGCTCCGTCGGCTGTACGGCGAAAATTTCCAGCCGCTCAATTACGATATTGATCACATTTTCAGCTATCAAAATCATAACGGGGAGAATTTCATTTACTATTTCAGCCGCCAGGACTGGAACACATCGAGTCTGGACGATTCCGCGGGTATTCATCGCCTTTACCCCGAAGAACCTTTCCCCTGCACTCTCAACGCCGATTCGGCGCGAATCTATTGCCCCGAGGCGCTTACGGAAGAGGGGCATTTCAAATATTTCGAATACGAATATATTATTAAAAACTTGTTGGCCTCTCGGCTCTACTATATATCGGTGACGGCTTTTGACTATGGCTCTCCGGGGCACGGACTTCAGGCTCTTGAATCGAATAAATTACTTAATGCCGTATCGGAATATGCCCAGAACGGTTCTGACACGGTGGAAAGCCGCGGGCTCAAGGCGATTGTATATCCGAATCCGTATCGGGCCGACGGCAACTACCGCGGCGCCGAAGGAGGCGGATTCGAGGGCCGCGGAGAAGAGAATCTGCCGCCCGATCGTACCCGGGCCATTCATTTTATGAACCTGCCCCATAAATGTACCATAAGAATTTTCTCGATTGACGGTGATTTGATACGGGAAATCATTCATGATTATCCCGCCGGGACACCCCAAAGTATGCATGATAAGTGGGACCTCATAACCCGCAACACCCAGGCCGTAGTTTCAGGGATATATTACTATTCCATTGAATCGGAGTCCGGCAATCAGATTGGGAAACTCGTAATTATAATGTGA
- a CDS encoding conserved exported hypothetical protein (Evidence 4 : Unknown function but conserved in other organisms), translating to MKLRLAAVIIILLGAMSSEARTQFQESTLWQMSHADSIPDASINVHNIGKMALTITNYGVIGLPSDVPVPDPMTGEAAPSLSFPKGYGLTYLYEGGYWVGAVVGRDTLVSTGTGGDYNVHEFWPRARIDSGEIIYRSTNDPDSPAYDSAISQQDFIANFADTLTDSKYTGYDDYSRRFHQPLNVKIFQNTYAWGYDYAEDFVIFDCRLLNLGPNELKNAYIGIYMDYDIGKQGRYVGGDDICGFIKTVPDRYIPGLMDTINVAWAADNDGDPDPISGQYSGYFSPTSAVGIRLLRTPTDQLKFNFNWWTSAYRPDQDWGPRKAGTPDDPFRSFNGYLGTPVGDMNKYYMMAHDEFDYNSSETYRDHTADGWLPPPDNAYEIASGADIKTLVSFGPINIKRGEIAPFTFAVVAGQDFYNFKGIYPFLDLGLNALWAEWIYDNPGVDTDGDGYRGKYHVFCKDSVLVRIDTLIRPPYDTLYDTVYGCLYGDTVWYTGDGIPDFRGAAPPPAPKFTLSPSLAPDNSGEINVRWNGYVSETSLDQFSHQPDFEGYRVYISMTGRVYDFTMVTSFDIDDYDRWEYDADYGGWVVKNPPYQLRLLMQMYGDNFDWSQYYDSDHPFVYYNPFTRKYEKYFFTKHDWNESDVHDTTKIHKIYPDQPYPSTLNLDSARMFYPNEVTDSGQLKYFEYEYTLKDLLPSQPYYVSVAAFDEGFPAKKLRPLETEPSTNAQREFAQNSSELVKAQGLKVIVYPNPYRVDGNYRERFEGWENPDLAVERSRAIHFTNLPNKCTIRIFSIDGDLIRTIIHDFPPGAPGSMHDSWDLISRNTMAVTSGIYYFSVESEMGNQIGKFVIIK from the coding sequence ATGAAATTAAGATTAGCAGCAGTGATAATTATTCTTCTGGGGGCGATGTCGAGTGAGGCCAGAACGCAGTTTCAGGAATCGACCCTGTGGCAGATGAGCCATGCCGACAGCATTCCCGATGCCAGCATAAATGTTCACAACATCGGCAAAATGGCCCTGACCATTACCAACTATGGCGTCATCGGGCTCCCTTCCGATGTGCCGGTTCCCGATCCGATGACAGGAGAGGCGGCGCCGTCGCTAAGCTTTCCCAAGGGATACGGCCTGACCTACCTCTATGAAGGGGGATATTGGGTCGGCGCCGTGGTCGGGCGGGATACTCTGGTTTCGACCGGCACGGGGGGCGATTATAATGTTCACGAATTCTGGCCCCGCGCCCGGATCGACAGCGGTGAGATAATTTACCGTTCGACCAATGATCCCGACTCGCCGGCCTATGACAGCGCCATTTCACAGCAGGATTTCATCGCCAATTTCGCCGATACGCTCACCGATTCCAAATATACCGGATACGACGATTATTCGCGGCGCTTTCATCAACCTCTCAATGTGAAAATATTCCAGAATACCTATGCCTGGGGATATGATTACGCCGAGGATTTTGTCATTTTCGATTGCCGTCTCTTGAATCTCGGCCCGAATGAACTGAAAAATGCCTATATCGGCATCTATATGGATTATGATATCGGGAAGCAAGGGCGTTATGTCGGCGGCGATGATATTTGCGGCTTCATTAAAACCGTTCCCGATCGCTATATCCCCGGTCTGATGGACACTATCAATGTCGCCTGGGCGGCCGATAATGACGGCGATCCGGACCCCATCAGCGGTCAATACTCCGGCTATTTCTCTCCGACTTCGGCCGTCGGCATCCGGCTCCTGCGCACCCCTACCGACCAGTTAAAATTCAATTTCAACTGGTGGACCTCCGCCTACCGGCCGGATCAGGATTGGGGCCCGCGCAAGGCCGGAACGCCCGATGATCCTTTCCGTTCCTTTAACGGCTACCTCGGGACCCCGGTCGGAGACATGAATAAATATTATATGATGGCCCACGACGAGTTTGACTATAATTCGAGCGAAACCTACCGGGATCATACCGCCGACGGATGGCTGCCGCCGCCGGATAACGCCTATGAGATCGCGTCCGGAGCCGATATCAAAACCCTTGTGTCTTTCGGCCCGATTAACATCAAGCGGGGCGAAATTGCGCCTTTTACATTCGCGGTCGTGGCGGGGCAGGATTTCTATAACTTCAAAGGCATCTACCCCTTTCTCGACCTCGGTTTGAATGCCCTCTGGGCGGAGTGGATTTACGATAATCCCGGGGTCGACACCGACGGCGACGGTTATCGCGGAAAATATCATGTCTTCTGCAAGGATTCCGTGCTGGTGCGGATCGATACGCTTATCCGCCCGCCGTACGATACTCTGTACGATACCGTGTACGGGTGTCTGTACGGCGACACCGTATGGTACACCGGCGACGGCATTCCGGATTTTAGGGGCGCCGCACCGCCGCCGGCCCCCAAATTTACGCTCAGCCCGAGTCTCGCCCCGGACAATTCGGGCGAAATAAATGTCCGCTGGAACGGGTATGTCTCCGAAACGTCGCTGGATCAGTTCAGCCATCAGCCGGATTTCGAAGGCTATCGGGTCTATATATCGATGACCGGACGGGTTTATGATTTCACCATGGTTACCTCATTCGATATCGACGATTATGACCGCTGGGAATATGACGCCGATTACGGCGGCTGGGTCGTCAAAAATCCCCCGTATCAATTGAGATTATTGATGCAGATGTACGGTGATAATTTCGACTGGAGCCAGTATTACGATTCCGATCATCCCTTTGTTTACTATAATCCCTTCACGCGAAAATATGAGAAATATTTCTTTACGAAGCACGATTGGAACGAATCGGATGTTCACGATACGACTAAAATCCACAAAATCTATCCCGACCAGCCGTACCCGTCGACCTTGAATCTCGACAGCGCCCGGATGTTTTATCCCAATGAAGTAACCGATAGCGGCCAATTGAAATATTTCGAATATGAATATACTTTGAAGGATTTATTGCCGTCACAGCCGTACTATGTCTCGGTCGCGGCCTTCGATGAGGGCTTTCCGGCCAAGAAATTGCGGCCCCTGGAAACGGAACCAAGCACCAACGCCCAGAGAGAGTTTGCCCAGAATTCGTCGGAACTGGTGAAAGCCCAGGGTCTTAAAGTCATTGTTTATCCTAATCCCTATCGTGTCGACGGCAATTACCGCGAAAGATTCGAGGGCTGGGAGAATCCCGATCTGGCCGTCGAGCGGAGCCGCGCCATCCATTTCACCAATCTGCCCAATAAGTGCACCATCAGGATATTTTCGATCGACGGGGATTTGATCCGGACCATTATTCATGATTTCCCGCCCGGTGCTCCGGGGAGTATGCATGACAGCTGGGATCTGATTTCCCGCAACACCATGGCGGTGACATCGGGCATCTATTATTTCTCGGTGGAATCGGAGATGGGCAATCAGATCGGGAAGTTCGTTATTATAAAATAA